One segment of Synechococcus sp. A15-24 DNA contains the following:
- a CDS encoding alpha-D-glucose phosphate-specific phosphoglucomutase: MTTSAPAEPTQRLVRIDAPFTDQKPGTSGLRKSSQQFEQANYLESFVEVVFRTLTGVQGGTLVLGGDGRYGNRRAIDVILRMGAAHGLSKVIVTTGGILSTPAASNLIRQRQAIGGIILSASHNPGGPDGDFGVKVNGANGGPTPASFTDAVFECTKTLEQYSIVDAAAIAIDTPGSHSIGAMQVEVIDGVDDFVALMQQLFDFDRIRELIRSDFPLAFDAMHAVTGPYATRLLEEILGAPAGSVRNGVPLEDFGGGHPDPNLTYAHELAKLLLDGDKFRFGAACDGDGDRNMILGQHCFVNPSDSLAVLTANATVAPAYADGLVGVARSMPTSSAVDVVAKELGIDCYETPTGWKFFGNLLDAGKITLCGEESFGTGSNHVREKDGLWAVLFWLQILAERRCSVAEIMAEHWKRFGRHYYSRHDYEAVASDAAHGLFDRLEGMLPGLVGQSFAGRSVSAADNFSYTDPVDSSVTKGQGLRILLDDGSRVIVRLSGTGTKGATIRIYLESYVPSSGDLNQDPQIALADMISAINELAEIKQRTGMDRPTVIT, translated from the coding sequence ATGACCACCTCGGCCCCCGCGGAACCGACCCAGCGCCTGGTGCGCATAGACGCACCTTTCACGGATCAGAAGCCCGGCACATCCGGGTTGCGCAAAAGCAGCCAGCAGTTCGAGCAAGCGAACTATCTGGAGAGCTTCGTGGAAGTGGTCTTCCGCACCCTGACCGGTGTTCAAGGCGGCACGCTGGTGTTGGGAGGTGACGGCCGTTACGGCAACCGTCGCGCCATCGACGTGATCCTGCGCATGGGCGCGGCCCACGGCCTCAGCAAGGTAATCGTCACCACCGGCGGCATCCTTTCCACCCCAGCGGCCTCGAACCTGATCCGCCAGCGCCAGGCCATCGGCGGCATCATCCTCTCGGCCAGCCACAACCCTGGCGGCCCCGATGGAGACTTCGGCGTCAAGGTGAATGGCGCCAACGGTGGCCCGACCCCGGCCTCGTTCACCGATGCGGTGTTCGAGTGCACCAAGACCCTGGAGCAATACTCGATCGTTGATGCCGCGGCCATCGCCATCGATACCCCCGGCAGCCACAGCATCGGCGCCATGCAAGTGGAGGTGATCGACGGCGTCGACGACTTCGTGGCTCTGATGCAGCAGTTGTTCGACTTCGATCGGATCCGGGAGCTGATCCGCAGCGACTTCCCGCTGGCGTTTGATGCGATGCATGCGGTCACCGGCCCCTACGCCACTCGCCTGCTGGAAGAGATCCTCGGCGCTCCTGCCGGCAGCGTCCGCAACGGTGTTCCTCTGGAAGACTTCGGCGGTGGCCACCCCGACCCCAACCTCACCTACGCCCACGAGCTGGCCAAACTGCTGCTCGACGGGGACAAGTTCCGCTTCGGGGCCGCCTGCGACGGCGATGGTGACCGCAACATGATCCTGGGGCAACACTGCTTCGTGAACCCCAGCGACAGCCTGGCGGTGCTCACAGCCAACGCCACGGTGGCACCGGCCTATGCCGATGGTTTGGTTGGTGTGGCCCGCTCCATGCCCACCAGCTCAGCCGTGGATGTGGTGGCCAAGGAACTGGGCATCGACTGCTACGAGACCCCCACCGGCTGGAAGTTCTTCGGCAATCTCCTGGATGCCGGCAAAATCACGCTCTGCGGTGAAGAGAGCTTCGGCACCGGCAGCAACCATGTGCGCGAAAAGGATGGCCTATGGGCTGTTCTGTTCTGGCTGCAGATCCTGGCCGAGCGTCGCTGCAGCGTCGCAGAGATCATGGCGGAGCACTGGAAGCGCTTCGGCCGGCACTATTACTCTCGCCACGACTACGAAGCCGTCGCCAGTGACGCAGCCCATGGGCTGTTTGACCGCCTCGAGGGCATGCTCCCTGGCCTGGTGGGGCAGAGCTTCGCTGGCCGCAGCGTCAGCGCTGCCGACAATTTTAGCTACACCGATCCGGTCGACAGCTCAGTGACCAAGGGGCAGGGCCTGCGAATCCTGCTGGACGATGGCAGCCGCGTGATAGTGCGCCTCTCGGGCACCGGCACCAAGGGCGCCACGATCCGCATCTATCTGGAGAGCTATGTGCCCAGCAGCGGCGATCTCAACCAGGATCCCCAGATCGCTCTGGCCGACATGATCAGCGCCATCAACGAACTGGCGGAGATCAAGCAGCGCACCGGGATGGATCGGCCCACTGTGATCACCTGA
- a CDS encoding efflux RND transporter permease subunit has protein sequence MSASNNFITRPVLSTVCSLLIVIVGLIAIPILPIENLPDIAPPTVKVQSTYVGADAVAVEQGVTSVLEQQINGVENMDFITSNSSSDGVSSISVSFESGTDGNINQVNVQNRVSLAEPQLPEEVRKSGVTVNKASNSILLVYNFVNEDPSKTEYSVETISGYLDKNLTDNVKRVKGVGDVTYFGNRKIAFRLWLDPEKLTANNLSATDVVQQLKSQNRLVPAGKIGGAPAPEGQEYTFTVQLQGRLTTVQEFENIVLRSMDAGGLVRLKDVGRVELGGETYGIDAMDLKGTPSVGIAIYQLSGSNAIEVSNGVKDVLEEFETTLPVGLGVQKIYDTTDFINQSIKGVTNSLRDAVILVVLILFLFLQNWNATLVPAIAIPVALIGTFALVLAFGFSLNQLTLFGLVLATGLVVDDAITVVEDTSAKKAEGMTSVQAAMETMDELFGAVIATSLVKMAVFLPVLFFPGATGTIYKQFAATILFSIGISTFNALTFSPMLSALLLSRETKELSRNQYATAGVVLGFIYGLLSAGNGAAAALILAVIGAVIGFIAGKITGLPLRLPFTAGGAAVGVVTTGVIFSNPIPVVLFTAIGLVVGYFVPVIFSNFNRFYSGFEKRYASILDAVLKARPIVMAALAAGILLTGFAFTRIPGGFVPIEDQGYAIGFVQAPDGVSNEKTLAINRQVAEVLRSEEDIASAALFSGASLDGNAPNKGLFFIGMKHWEERPGSEHTVGAVVKRLNAKMYGAIDAGRVFVVEPPSIPGYGTGGGFEFQLLDQSSGVYSLNDFFGTAQQIMQAGNADPVLNRVYSLFSPQAPQYKIDVDREQMASLGVDFGSAMSAFSVNFGGAYVNDTFQEGKVRRVYVQANEVSRATPQRLSAIYVPNSQGEQVPLSEFFTVKQTVGPSVIPHFNLYRSIKIEGTPKEGNSSGQAIGAMKQIFNTGSYKGLGFDWTGISREEVKAGSLAAVIFALGILAVFLVLSAQYESYSDPIIILLTVPTALLGALVFLGGAGQVLNIYAQVGLVMLIGLAGGNAILIVDLANQKMGEGESALEAAKFSAKSRLRPILMTAISSLTGFLPLMLASGAGAQSQSSLGLVVFGGLLVATFLSTLVVPVFYVVMKSLLGQADAKPQDDAPSPTAQPS, from the coding sequence ATGTCTGCTTCCAATAACTTCATCACCAGGCCGGTTCTCAGCACGGTCTGCAGTCTGTTGATTGTGATCGTCGGGTTGATCGCAATCCCGATCCTGCCGATCGAAAACCTGCCTGACATTGCACCTCCCACGGTGAAGGTGCAGTCCACCTACGTGGGCGCTGATGCGGTAGCTGTGGAACAGGGTGTGACCTCCGTGCTCGAGCAGCAGATCAACGGGGTCGAGAACATGGACTTCATCACCTCCAACAGTTCGTCGGATGGTGTGAGTTCGATCTCGGTGTCTTTTGAAAGCGGCACCGACGGCAACATCAACCAGGTAAACGTGCAGAACCGCGTTTCCCTGGCAGAGCCCCAGTTGCCTGAAGAGGTGCGCAAATCGGGTGTGACGGTCAACAAGGCCTCCAACTCGATTCTGCTCGTTTACAACTTCGTCAACGAAGATCCTTCCAAAACTGAATACTCAGTGGAGACGATCAGTGGATATCTCGATAAAAACCTCACCGACAACGTCAAGCGCGTTAAAGGCGTGGGCGACGTCACCTACTTCGGCAACCGCAAGATCGCCTTCCGGCTCTGGCTGGATCCGGAAAAACTCACGGCCAACAACCTTTCGGCCACGGATGTTGTCCAACAGCTGAAAAGTCAGAACCGTCTCGTTCCTGCCGGCAAAATCGGCGGTGCACCGGCTCCGGAAGGTCAGGAATACACCTTCACGGTGCAGCTGCAGGGGCGTCTCACTACCGTTCAGGAATTTGAAAACATCGTGCTGCGAAGCATGGATGCTGGCGGTCTGGTGCGTCTGAAAGATGTGGGCCGTGTGGAGCTTGGCGGTGAGACCTATGGCATCGATGCCATGGACCTCAAAGGCACCCCTTCCGTTGGTATCGCCATCTATCAGCTCTCCGGCAGTAACGCCATCGAGGTGTCCAACGGTGTGAAGGATGTGCTCGAGGAATTCGAGACAACCTTGCCGGTGGGCCTCGGTGTTCAGAAGATTTACGACACCACAGACTTCATCAACCAGTCGATCAAGGGTGTGACCAACTCCCTGCGGGATGCCGTGATCCTGGTGGTGCTGATCCTGTTCCTGTTCCTGCAGAACTGGAACGCCACCCTGGTTCCTGCTATTGCCATCCCGGTGGCCCTCATCGGAACCTTTGCCCTGGTGCTGGCCTTCGGTTTCTCACTGAACCAGCTCACCCTGTTTGGCCTGGTGCTGGCCACCGGCCTGGTGGTGGACGACGCCATCACCGTGGTGGAAGACACCTCCGCCAAGAAGGCCGAGGGGATGACGTCCGTGCAGGCGGCCATGGAAACCATGGATGAACTGTTCGGCGCTGTGATCGCCACCTCCTTGGTGAAGATGGCGGTGTTCCTGCCGGTGCTGTTCTTCCCGGGTGCCACCGGCACGATCTACAAGCAGTTCGCCGCCACGATCCTTTTTTCGATCGGCATCTCCACCTTCAACGCCCTCACCTTCTCGCCGATGCTGTCGGCCCTGTTGCTCTCTCGTGAAACCAAGGAGCTCAGCCGCAATCAGTACGCCACAGCAGGCGTTGTTCTCGGCTTCATCTACGGCTTGCTCAGTGCGGGTAATGGGGCCGCAGCTGCGCTGATCCTCGCCGTGATCGGTGCCGTGATCGGCTTCATTGCCGGCAAGATCACAGGCTTGCCTCTGCGTCTTCCCTTCACCGCCGGTGGCGCTGCAGTGGGTGTGGTCACCACCGGTGTGATCTTCAGCAACCCGATTCCAGTGGTGCTGTTCACCGCCATCGGTCTGGTGGTGGGCTATTTCGTTCCGGTCATCTTCAGCAATTTCAATCGCTTCTACAGCGGTTTTGAGAAGCGCTATGCCTCCATCTTGGATGCGGTGTTGAAGGCCCGTCCGATCGTGATGGCGGCATTGGCGGCAGGCATCTTGCTTACTGGCTTTGCCTTCACCCGTATCCCCGGTGGCTTCGTACCGATCGAAGACCAGGGCTACGCCATCGGTTTTGTGCAGGCGCCCGATGGCGTGTCGAATGAGAAGACCCTGGCGATCAACCGCCAAGTGGCTGAAGTGCTGCGTTCGGAAGAAGACATTGCCTCGGCTGCTCTCTTCAGCGGCGCCAGCCTCGATGGCAACGCTCCCAACAAGGGCCTGTTCTTCATTGGCATGAAGCATTGGGAGGAGCGCCCGGGCAGTGAACACACCGTTGGTGCTGTGGTGAAACGCCTCAACGCCAAGATGTACGGCGCCATCGATGCCGGGCGGGTGTTCGTGGTGGAGCCTCCCTCGATTCCCGGCTACGGCACCGGTGGTGGCTTTGAGTTCCAGCTGCTCGATCAGAGCAGCGGTGTTTACTCCTTGAACGACTTCTTTGGCACGGCGCAGCAGATCATGCAGGCCGGCAATGCCGACCCCGTGCTGAACCGCGTCTACTCGTTGTTCTCGCCTCAGGCGCCCCAGTACAAGATCGATGTGGATCGCGAGCAGATGGCATCGCTCGGGGTGGACTTCGGTTCCGCCATGTCCGCGTTCAGCGTCAACTTTGGTGGTGCCTACGTCAACGACACCTTCCAAGAGGGCAAGGTGCGTCGGGTTTACGTGCAGGCCAACGAAGTGAGTCGGGCCACTCCCCAGCGACTCTCTGCCATCTATGTGCCCAATTCCCAGGGTGAGCAGGTGCCGCTTTCGGAGTTCTTCACGGTTAAGCAAACCGTGGGCCCCAGCGTGATTCCCCACTTCAACCTCTACCGATCGATCAAGATCGAAGGCACGCCCAAGGAGGGCAACAGCTCCGGTCAGGCGATCGGGGCGATGAAGCAGATCTTTAACACCGGTAGTTATAAGGGCCTCGGCTTTGACTGGACCGGCATCTCCCGTGAAGAGGTGAAAGCCGGCTCCCTGGCAGCGGTGATCTTCGCTCTGGGCATCCTGGCGGTGTTCCTGGTGCTGTCGGCCCAGTACGAGAGCTACTCCGATCCGATCATCATCCTTTTGACGGTTCCTACCGCCTTGCTGGGAGCCCTGGTCTTCCTAGGCGGGGCCGGCCAGGTGCTCAACATCTACGCCCAGGTAGGCCTGGTGATGCTGATTGGTCTGGCGGGAGGTAACGCCATCCTCATTGTTGACCTGGCCAACCAGAAAATGGGCGAGGGCGAGTCTGCCCTGGAAGCCGCCAAGTTCTCGGCCAAATCGCGTCTGCGGCCGATTCTGATGACAGCGATCTCTTCGCTCACCGGCTTCCTGCCGCTGATGCTCGCCAGTGGTGCTGGTGCACAGAGCCAGTCGTCTCTGGGTCTGGTGGTGTTCGGTGGTCTGCTGGTGGCGACCTTCCTCTCCACCTTGGTGGTGCCCGTGTTCTATGTGGTGATGAAGTCGCTGCTGGGTCAGGCCGATGCCAAGCCACAGGACGATGCTCCCAGTCCAACTGCCCAGCCGAGCTGA
- a CDS encoding efflux RND transporter periplasmic adaptor subunit, with protein MRHPQRLLLSLAALVTVSSCKGEAPKQQPPPKVQAVSTQMADFTDGVDTVSTLEASNLVELAAQSGGRILELKIKQGDEVDPGQLLVVLDQAQQQARLAEDKAKSETARANYERYQYLFKTGAASQKELDRYRTQYIAAMETAKSTEATLSYNNLRSPSAGTVADVTVKVGDVIQTGQVFTSLVQNNELEARVEVPAVFSNRLALGQPVLLSAPGSENVIATGKVDSIDPRVNKKTQGLLVKAVFPNEDGKLRDGQRLSTRVQINAQQELSVPFAAVTQTSGQSFVFRLGTFEELKENPGKADLEKLEKGIKAGKLPADAQFALQTPVTVGELENQLYPITKGLEANQKVATTNLLNLKHGMPVQVQPAEAN; from the coding sequence GTGCGTCATCCGCAGCGACTGCTTCTTTCCCTCGCCGCTCTGGTCACAGTCAGTTCTTGTAAGGGAGAAGCCCCCAAGCAGCAGCCGCCGCCGAAGGTTCAGGCCGTGTCCACCCAGATGGCGGATTTCACTGATGGCGTCGACACCGTCAGCACGCTTGAGGCCAGCAATCTGGTGGAACTGGCAGCTCAGTCGGGTGGTCGGATTCTTGAGCTGAAGATCAAGCAGGGCGATGAAGTCGATCCCGGTCAGCTGCTGGTGGTGCTGGATCAGGCTCAGCAGCAGGCCAGGTTGGCGGAGGACAAGGCCAAATCCGAGACGGCGCGCGCGAACTACGAGCGCTATCAATACCTCTTCAAAACCGGTGCCGCGTCTCAGAAGGAGCTGGATCGCTACCGCACCCAGTACATCGCTGCGATGGAAACGGCGAAGTCCACAGAAGCCACCTTGAGCTACAACAACTTGCGGTCTCCTTCTGCGGGGACTGTGGCAGACGTCACCGTCAAGGTGGGTGACGTGATCCAGACGGGCCAGGTGTTCACCAGCCTCGTGCAGAACAACGAGCTGGAAGCCCGCGTGGAAGTGCCTGCGGTGTTCTCCAATCGTCTGGCCCTCGGACAGCCGGTGTTGCTCAGTGCTCCTGGGAGCGAGAACGTGATCGCCACAGGCAAGGTTGATTCGATTGATCCCCGGGTCAACAAAAAGACCCAGGGGTTGCTGGTGAAAGCGGTCTTCCCCAATGAAGACGGCAAGCTGCGCGATGGCCAGCGCCTGAGCACTCGGGTACAGATCAATGCGCAACAAGAGCTGTCGGTTCCCTTTGCAGCGGTGACGCAGACCTCTGGACAGAGCTTTGTGTTCCGACTCGGCACGTTTGAGGAGCTCAAAGAGAACCCCGGTAAGGCTGATCTGGAGAAGCTTGAGAAGGGAATCAAGGCGGGCAAATTGCCGGCTGATGCCCAGTTCGCTCTGCAGACCCCCGTCACGGTGGGCGAACTCGAAAATCAGCTTTACCCGATCACCAAAGGGCTTGAGGCCAATCAGAAGGTGGCCACCACCAATCTGCTCAACCTGAAACACGGCATGCCCGTGCAGGTGCAACCCGCCGAGGCGAACTGA
- a CDS encoding AAA family ATPase, producing the protein MQYSREKCSIRTVDAASLSQDLFTYQGEQRRRQQAPLADRMRPRTLEEFEGQQGILAQGRLLRRAIKADRVGNLILHGPPGVGKTTLARIVANHTRAHFSSLNAVLAGVKDLRAEVDAAKLRLERHGLRSILFIDEVHRFNSAQQDALLPWVENGTVTLIGATTENPYFEVNKALVSRSRLFRLLPLEPEDLHQLLQRALNDEERGYGTRRVTLTPDAAAHLVDVAGGDARSLLNALELAVESSEPEPDGVIQINLAIAEESIQQRAVLYDKQGDAHYDTISAFIKSLRGSDADAALFWLARMVEAGENPRFIFRRMLIASGEDIGLADPQAIVVVEACAAAFERVGLPEGLYPLAQAALYLAGTEKSNSVLGFFDALKSVREANRQDVPSHLRDANRDGDAFGDGVGYRYPHAYAEHWVDQQYLPTALQGEVFWQPGQLGWEGERRERMAERRAAQLAAAAELASEQPLLLSSGPDSPAMERWIQRQLGQEGERLQLLRRRLWAGVSWQRQDRVLLLGCHSLLWALDPLRQVPEGGVTLICPSPDDRQRLAAQIDLLEPEQQPQLLDGVEALPSDQVFDWIGGRLGTVDLLETDWTELAQTLTGHADSNASLRLLISCAGCGPAGALSASHTAETSLSQLVEQEQSWLQQLQIQTQPLEEQGWSLNIDQWDEVLTLPGGKSLAERWLANDSDYRRMLGSIQPEPLQLLRTTLEGLGSERLRLPMRHQLLAGKRSQPTTEHRVLSPQTERA; encoded by the coding sequence ATGCAGTATTCCCGCGAGAAGTGCTCTATTAGGACCGTCGATGCCGCTTCCTTGAGTCAGGACCTCTTCACTTATCAGGGAGAACAGCGGCGCCGGCAGCAGGCCCCCCTGGCCGACCGCATGCGTCCACGCACCCTGGAGGAATTTGAAGGTCAGCAAGGGATTCTGGCCCAGGGACGCCTGCTGAGGCGGGCCATCAAAGCCGACCGGGTCGGCAACCTGATACTGCATGGCCCACCTGGTGTGGGCAAGACGACCCTGGCGCGGATTGTTGCGAACCACACGCGGGCTCACTTCAGCAGCCTCAACGCCGTGCTCGCTGGCGTGAAGGACCTGCGCGCAGAAGTGGACGCCGCCAAGCTTCGCCTCGAACGCCATGGCCTGCGCTCGATCCTGTTCATCGACGAGGTGCACCGCTTCAACAGTGCGCAACAGGATGCCCTGTTGCCTTGGGTGGAGAACGGGACGGTGACCCTGATCGGCGCCACCACCGAGAACCCCTATTTCGAAGTCAACAAAGCACTGGTGAGCCGCTCACGCCTGTTCCGGCTGTTGCCGCTGGAGCCAGAAGACCTGCATCAGCTGTTGCAGCGTGCCCTCAACGATGAGGAACGGGGGTACGGCACCCGTCGGGTGACGTTGACTCCGGACGCAGCGGCACATCTGGTGGATGTAGCAGGGGGCGATGCCCGCAGCCTGCTCAATGCCCTGGAACTGGCGGTGGAAAGCTCCGAGCCGGAGCCCGATGGAGTGATCCAAATCAACCTGGCGATCGCGGAGGAATCGATCCAGCAGCGGGCAGTGCTCTACGACAAGCAGGGCGATGCTCACTACGACACCATTAGCGCCTTCATCAAGTCTCTGAGGGGATCCGACGCCGATGCTGCCCTGTTCTGGCTGGCACGGATGGTGGAGGCCGGAGAAAACCCCCGCTTCATCTTCCGGCGGATGTTGATTGCTTCGGGGGAGGACATCGGCCTGGCCGATCCCCAGGCGATCGTTGTGGTGGAAGCCTGCGCCGCAGCCTTCGAGCGGGTCGGCCTGCCGGAAGGGCTGTATCCCCTGGCCCAGGCCGCCCTTTACCTGGCGGGGACCGAGAAAAGCAACAGCGTGCTGGGCTTCTTCGACGCCCTCAAGAGTGTGCGAGAGGCGAACCGTCAGGACGTGCCCAGCCACCTGCGGGACGCCAACCGGGATGGTGATGCCTTCGGCGATGGCGTCGGTTACCGCTACCCCCATGCCTACGCCGAACATTGGGTGGATCAGCAGTACCTACCCACGGCACTGCAAGGGGAAGTGTTCTGGCAGCCAGGCCAACTGGGCTGGGAGGGGGAACGCCGGGAGCGCATGGCCGAGCGCCGTGCCGCACAGCTGGCAGCGGCGGCTGAACTGGCATCGGAGCAGCCATTGCTACTAAGCAGTGGTCCCGACAGTCCGGCGATGGAACGCTGGATTCAGCGGCAGTTGGGACAGGAGGGCGAACGTCTGCAACTACTGCGACGACGGCTCTGGGCGGGAGTGAGCTGGCAGCGCCAGGACCGGGTGTTGCTGCTGGGCTGCCATTCCCTGCTCTGGGCGCTGGATCCACTGCGCCAGGTGCCGGAAGGGGGCGTCACCCTGATCTGTCCAAGCCCTGACGATCGCCAGCGACTGGCGGCACAGATCGACCTGCTCGAACCTGAGCAGCAGCCACAGCTCCTGGATGGGGTTGAAGCGCTGCCATCCGATCAGGTTTTTGATTGGATCGGTGGGCGACTGGGCACGGTGGATCTGCTGGAGACGGACTGGACCGAGCTGGCTCAGACCTTGACGGGCCATGCCGACAGCAACGCCAGCCTGCGTCTGCTGATCAGCTGTGCTGGGTGTGGACCTGCAGGTGCCCTCAGCGCATCACACACTGCCGAGACCTCCCTGTCCCAGTTGGTTGAGCAGGAACAAAGCTGGCTGCAACAGCTCCAGATCCAGACTCAGCCGCTGGAGGAGCAGGGTTGGAGCCTGAACATCGATCAATGGGACGAGGTACTGACATTGCCTGGGGGCAAGTCGTTGGCTGAGCGATGGCTGGCCAATGACTCTGATTACCGGCGCATGCTCGGCAGTATCCAACCGGAACCACTGCAGCTGCTGCGTACAACCCTGGAGGGACTTGGATCAGAGAGACTACGGTTGCCGATGCGGCATCAGCTACTCGCAGGGAAGCGAAGTCAGCCAACAACAGAGCATCGAGTATTGAGCCCCCAAACTGAGCGGGCATAA
- a CDS encoding protein phosphatase has translation MAAPSSFPQRLVRWNTGGAAWISNSHVFKHFLETGEIADRSLFASVRNSGWTADEIRFGMKKVYIVDVARVARYLNSREGIDFLSKQTYSYYPPNGENDSAVFAMRSAIIKASIGGKLSSVGIINSLPVDFRLTGDGLVICAPEKVDKKQAASLLTWYIFLPACIVRDVAAY, from the coding sequence ATGGCTGCTCCTTCATCTTTCCCGCAGCGCCTTGTTCGTTGGAACACAGGAGGTGCTGCTTGGATAAGCAATTCACATGTGTTCAAGCATTTTTTAGAGACAGGTGAGATCGCTGACCGCTCTCTTTTTGCCAGTGTAAGGAACTCTGGATGGACAGCAGATGAAATTCGTTTCGGCATGAAAAAGGTTTATATTGTTGACGTTGCGAGAGTTGCTCGATATTTGAATAGTCGAGAAGGTATAGATTTTCTATCAAAGCAGACTTATTCTTATTATCCTCCCAATGGTGAGAATGATTCTGCGGTTTTCGCTATGCGTTCAGCCATAATTAAGGCTTCGATTGGTGGCAAGCTTTCTTCGGTTGGAATTATTAATAGCCTACCTGTTGACTTCCGATTGACTGGTGATGGTTTAGTGATTTGTGCTCCTGAAAAGGTTGACAAAAAACAAGCTGCATCCCTTTTGACTTGGTACATATTCCTGCCTGCTTGTATCGTAAGGGATGTGGCTGCATATTGA
- a CDS encoding thymidylate synthase, whose protein sequence is MAQQPRTHSLATLMAATPLVVIGALGLTSDPRPSMAPGSWETTGGSRIRLTEQLAEREIELDQRRDAQLLMKEFIRGQMARHYWGGFSPSLADLGLTVPLRLDTRVDRDRLTTTLKVMPRRGSEAFLAGVERRGGRLTSWSCRGRKDQISERTHKRCPEGWTLLDVKQLE, encoded by the coding sequence ATGGCCCAGCAGCCGCGGACGCATTCGCTGGCGACCCTGATGGCAGCCACCCCGTTGGTGGTCATCGGAGCGTTGGGCCTGACGTCTGATCCGCGGCCATCCATGGCGCCGGGCAGCTGGGAGACGACAGGGGGCTCACGAATCCGGTTGACGGAACAGTTGGCCGAGCGCGAAATCGAACTGGATCAGCGGCGCGATGCCCAGCTGTTGATGAAGGAGTTCATCCGTGGCCAGATGGCACGTCATTACTGGGGAGGTTTTTCGCCATCGCTGGCTGATCTCGGGCTGACGGTTCCGCTGCGCCTAGACACCCGTGTGGATCGCGATCGATTGACGACCACTTTGAAGGTGATGCCCCGGCGCGGTTCTGAAGCATTCCTGGCGGGGGTCGAACGACGAGGGGGTCGGTTGACCAGTTGGTCTTGTCGCGGCCGGAAAGATCAGATCAGCGAGCGCACCCATAAAAGATGTCCGGAGGGGTGGACATTGCTCGATGTCAAGCAGCTCGAATGA
- a CDS encoding 4'-phosphopantetheinyl transferase superfamily protein, whose protein sequence is MELSSVEAGWMDGMAMARAVAFRRSRLWMRRCLADCFDVDPATVPLQAPPGKPPTLADGWGCLSLSHCCDAVLVAWSADAVGVDLERRDRCFPAAALADRFYCAEDRRELDGLAGETLRMAVLKQWVAKEALIKMQRGSLALDLSRWRCGADACQGLHPDLEHPVPVHRLQLEGWLMAVAGAAGQVGPICLA, encoded by the coding sequence GTGGAACTCTCGTCTGTGGAAGCGGGTTGGATGGATGGCATGGCCATGGCTCGGGCCGTTGCGTTCCGCCGCTCCCGGCTCTGGATGCGGCGCTGCCTCGCCGACTGCTTCGACGTTGATCCAGCCACGGTGCCATTGCAGGCACCACCGGGGAAGCCTCCGACCTTGGCCGATGGCTGGGGCTGCCTAAGTCTCAGTCATTGCTGCGATGCGGTGTTGGTGGCCTGGTCTGCCGATGCTGTGGGTGTGGATCTGGAACGCCGCGATCGTTGTTTCCCGGCGGCGGCGTTGGCGGATCGTTTTTATTGCGCCGAGGATCGTCGCGAGCTCGACGGTCTGGCCGGGGAAACGCTGCGAATGGCGGTGCTGAAGCAGTGGGTGGCGAAGGAAGCGCTGATCAAGATGCAACGCGGCAGCCTGGCGTTGGATCTGAGCCGTTGGCGTTGTGGCGCTGATGCTTGCCAGGGTCTTCACCCTGATCTGGAGCATCCCGTACCTGTCCATCGCCTGCAGCTGGAGGGCTGGCTGATGGCAGTTGCAGGCGCTGCAGGACAGGTTGGTCCAATCTGCCTAGCTTGA
- the bcp gene encoding thioredoxin-dependent thiol peroxidase, which yields MALQIGDPAPDFTLPNQDGDPVQLSSFRGQRVVIYFYPKDDTPGCTKEACNFRDRWDRFEKHGIKLLGISKDNATSHTKFISKHELPFTLLTDVEPCEVASSYESYGLKKFMGREYMGMMRHTFVVDADGKLERIYLKVKSAIMADTILSDLELA from the coding sequence GTGGCTCTCCAGATCGGCGATCCGGCACCCGATTTCACGCTCCCCAATCAGGACGGCGACCCCGTGCAGCTGTCGTCGTTTCGAGGACAACGGGTCGTCATCTACTTCTATCCCAAGGACGACACCCCGGGCTGCACAAAAGAAGCCTGTAATTTCCGTGATCGCTGGGATCGCTTTGAAAAGCACGGCATCAAGTTGCTGGGCATTAGCAAGGACAACGCCACGTCCCACACCAAATTCATCAGCAAACATGAGCTTCCCTTCACGCTGCTGACCGATGTGGAACCTTGTGAGGTCGCAAGCAGTTACGAGAGTTACGGCCTGAAGAAGTTCATGGGCCGTGAATACATGGGCATGATGCGCCACACCTTCGTCGTGGATGCGGACGGCAAGCTCGAAAGGATCTACCTGAAGGTGAAGTCCGCCATCATGGCTGACACCATTCTCAGCGACTTGGAGCTGGCTTGA